The Candida dubliniensis CD36 chromosome 2, complete sequence genome contains a region encoding:
- a CDS encoding 40S ribosomal protein S10 (spliced gene;~Similar to S. cerevisiae RPS10A), whose protein sequence is MLIPKEDRKKIHQYLFQEGVVVAKKDYNQPKHDEIDTRNLYVIKALQSLTSKGYVKTQFSWQYYYYTLTDEGVEFLRTELNIPEGILPLTRLKNAPAERPRPSRGGPRRGGYRGRARD, encoded by the exons ATGTTAATTCCAAAAGAAGACAGAAAGAAGATCCACCAATACCTCTTCCAAG AGGGTGTCGTTGTTGCTAAAAAAGACTACAACCAACCAAAGCACgatgaaattgataccAGAAACTTGTACGTCATCAAGGCTTTACAATCTTTGACTTCTAAAGGTTACGTCAAGACTCAATTCTCATGGcaatactactactacacCTTGACTGACGAAGGTGTTGAATTCTTGAGAACTGAATTGAACATTCCAGAAGGTATCTTGCCATTGACTAGATTGAAGAATGCTCCAGCTGAAAGACCAAGACCATCAAGAGGCGGTCCAAGAAGAGGTGGTTACAGAGGTAGAGCTAGAGACTAA
- a CDS encoding bleomycin resistance protein, putative (Similar to S. cerevisiae BLM10), translating to MSPIEKKTKVDKVPKTNVSAPVPLKHVPHPVPKVASSDHLKQQIFEQDGPLRSLTPNTMGQVQRHMVRRPSFGTIVTTREKHYNLDYPEDPEELTKLQLDPASRFYARSKPRTLNLPSLLPYKIESPQDQAKFLSHIVSHLYIAIKTLDIQGSLSVSAKDLAALKDVISDVDLALETNLFEMNNEPSCDEGNDESISDDFEISDDEEEEEEEEEEEEDEEDQGDRDATTQHKKSPKSAAVVGVKTWSHELMVWLKMKYDMPITLRVNLARVYYAICLCRGQHVNLKTYIRIFELLTKDQLLLYSHGLRLPWEDLCRELELHFAAIDVGLTIFEKKDHKQLIKLASRANYFFERDCLPKIYERIGSYFAVNSSALVMSSLSLFPTVFTPKGVEDENDIRHYIQSFFYMWEKLNKTNGFDVQISSRLGIIAMSTLSTINDDIETRKFLKLGKFGIFTADQMQYMMNTLINSLSIMMDKYSSMKLKYFHGFASTIVFSMIGDSALAEGGILNHLRTLVNAIESYIHPSNTGDWTKPISKMILALIYQFHKRYNSEVESRGFYNNIPEEFKLSRNVVKEFVSILLPIVKIGIQSKKEKVGSDYISALQLLAFLEPEYVLENTLLDIYESMEGVISTHRVSTALSTIETLSRFIVSTPVYRVHATRILSLALPGIDSNDLEKTMQSLEVFTSIANYAPFYDLTNGEGDSMLALEFTQGHIDYLKRKIYDGNIESFQVDADLEVQALKSSTSAFKDLIKSLTQRLTLLLENLPDPEISVGLESGLAVSLPKFLYIIFESISDDLFKHFRSDFFEFVFNNTYHTIATTVSEICGGIIKRDPKAFKKNARILIEKIKDEIHENEAGGYKGGVDIVPRDQALFWYLTILNEMIGNAGNQIIDMSSEVYELSFFLMEKVKSPVVFPSAYLVNQVLQTVTKIKVNECRLISPAYEQEYGIDEKCWGGFWNQSIRFSKENITFDWFIPSEQDVTFAVDFFNAHVSKSLENSMRLIHEYEKEKNSILKSSSGVVDDIRSMLLYLAYSLSGVSFLLDPSFEENIPKINHDGESIQQRLLLLKQIRELARVSNQREDSIDEGTPEYMEKIINDLTNEDFDILSEFEQGDNDLRDSKKQEEENRGREKDDESIISKPASPSQTPMARFEAKSFPLSRSESVAPAYDESGRATPQINGVHMSSMNPAITFREKSLYTSNYFFGTGSENRKFADLYSKVHKTRELIGKSLHVIYKFLMENFPDNTKIFKDFLFVIGIWFSDMGRERALDASHAKINYGYVSYLQTINRVRKPFTRIAIGARLELYHSFRVALHATSRTETSLDKLLLEDVVKLSVSTYSNISANAQSILVDAMKRLNGSYSLIIKSAFKHLAKALEMDDHQRIESGLSIFAIKKIRARLQTDFYNIYRYVDLLYRCLNVDNQNVYSSAYVLYSNVRKGLTPPSSVCLLNESAIDSIRPPDQFIDLEIKAVKLAKENKRKIYFEKLEKLQEKILADESTNGHWKITVSSLELLSNLQSYLEIPTRLDILLLFHKEAASDHPLISRKALQGISGVVNKLCTLTKYNYDIKSMYDLNFVSPHLTIVDTRPDHGVSYKAKWQEELQNTEYPNYYIDYKPSVGWLFWKDSLLAVNPAPFYKLDLNPSDLETLKTFSEFISKDWVLKIVKLWVTDAEVNSSFQVMDVFVIAALVVLVSNAYTKNFSFHDLVSIIDEIYVPDEKSAHIITAQLIIGILFGSKTMSPEFWEERDEYVSKYLKRILNEDLSPDNQGIWHVFSAFLPGHTDVRRFPKVIDVILNFQLDPNSDTAFKDSTRIAYMRGVIGSISWRLGNSDKVLEFCMKNINNRYAAVRSQIGNLMAVLSFNYYVESISDSKTFIQNCNRKEGLMLYDGRDKCKIVTIIPELFAQIEHWRKECQHLTPQEILKTNYIYTATTVLIWIRQELNTNLSIMFEFYVCSHIIPFLLELIYLREVCQLGNIDPITVLKKVSQIPYTTDYLENVISMLEHFAEKELNLVQTLVMGEFTETVYFKNLFKLTRNQRERVFNLSNKLLKNKHAEIRESAAETLSGLIHISPVEEVEGLVEKYSDLYSKELDKVRRKYRKTGYKNMENDDIIKLHGATLGLGALVHAFAFSSPPPKWVPKILTTLANKSTGIPGIVGKTAKESLGKFKKNRQDSWHIDSKVFTEEQIQDLEGVLWKSYFI from the coding sequence ATGCTGCCTATCGAGAAGAAGACAAAGGTGGATAAGGTGCCTAAAACTAATGTGTCTGCTCCTGTTCCCCTAAAGCATGTCCCACATCCAGTTCCCAAGGTTGCTTCTCTGGACCATctcaaacaacaaatcttTGAACAGGATGGACCATTGAGGTCTTTGACTCCTAATACAATGGGCCAAGTGCAAAGACATATGGTAAGAAGACCATCATTTGGAACAATTGTTACCACCAGGGAAAAGCATTACAATTTGGATTATCCAGAAGATCCCGAGGAATTGACTAAATTACAACTTGATCCTGCATCAAGGTTTTATGCCCGATCCAAACCAAGAACTTTGAATTTACCCAGCTTGTTACCatataaaattgaaagtcCACAAGACCAAGCTAAGTTTTTAAGTCACATTGTGTCTCATCTTTATATTGCAATCAAAACATTAGATATTCAAGGCTCACTTAGTGTTAGTGCCAAAGACTTGGCTGCCTTAAAAGACGTTATTTCGGATGTTGATTTGGCTTTGGAAACAAACTTATTTGAGATGAACAATGAACCAAGTTGCGATGAAGGCAACGACGAAAGTATTTctgatgattttgaaatttctgATGACgaagaggaggaagaagaagaggaagaggaagaagaggaCGAAGAAGATCAAGGAGACAGAGATGCTACTACTCAACATAAGAAATCGCCAAAGTCAGCTGCAGTTGTTGGTGTGAAGACTTGGTCACACGAATTAATGGTGTGGCTCAAAATGAAATACGATATGCCCATTACATTGAGAGTAAACTTGGCTAGAGTATATTATGCAATTTGTCTTTGCCGTGGTCAACAtgtgaatttgaaaacttaCATTAGAATTTTCGAGTTGTTGACAAAGgatcaattgttgttgtacaGCCATGGTTTGAGATTACCATGGGAAGATTTGTGCCGAGAGTTAGAACTACATTTTGCTGCCATTGATGTAGGGTTAACcatatttgaaaagaaagatcACAAGCAATTGATTAAACTTGCCAGCAGAGCCAACTATTTCTTTGAGAGGGATTGTTTACCAAAGATTTACGAAAGAATCGGCTCATATTTTGCTGTCAATAGCTCTGCCTTGGTGATGTCATCTTTGTCACTTTTCCCTACGGTTTTCACACCTAAGGGTGTGGAggatgaaaatgatattcGTCATTACATCCAGTCGTTTTTCTATATGTgggaaaaattgaataaaaccAATGGATTTGATGTACAAATAAGCTCTAGGTTAGGTATTATTGCCATGTCTACTTTGTCAACAATTAATGACGATATCGAAACCAGAAAGTTTTTGAAGTTAGGGAAGTTTGGGATTTTTACGGCAGATCAGATGCAGTATATGATGAATACATTAATCAATAGTTTGAGTATTATGATGGACAAATATTCTTCGATGAAGTTGAAGTATTTCCACGGATTTGCCTCAACAATTGTTTTCTCAATGATTGGAGACTCGGCTTTAGCCGAAGGAGGGATTTTAAACCACTTGCGCACACTAGTTAATGCAATTGAAAGTTACATTCATCCGTCCAATACTGGCGATTGGACGaaaccaatttcaaaaatgattttggcattgatatatcaatttcataaaaGATATAATTCAGAAGTGGAAAGTCGTGGCTTCTATAATAATATCCCAGAAGAATTTAAACTCTCAAGAAACGTTGTCAAGGAATTTGTTTCCATATTATTGCCGATTGTCAAAATAGGCATTCAGtccaagaaagaaaaggtTGGAAGCGATTACATATCTGCTTTGCAGCTTTTAGCTTTCTTAGAGCCAGAGTATGTTCTTGAGAATACACTTTTAGATATCTATGAGTCTATGGAAGGGGTAATATCTACTCATAGAGTGTCTACAGCCCTTAGCACCATTGAAACATTGTCGAGATTTATTGTATCTACGCCGGTATATAGAGTTCATGCTACGAGAATATTGCTGTTGGCTTTGCCTGGAATCGACTCAaatgatttagaaaaaaCAATGCAAAGTTTAGAGGTATTCACATCTATCGCCAACTATGCACCCTTTTATGACTTGACTAATGGGGAAGGGGATTCTATGTTGGCATTGGAATTTACTCAAGGGcatattgattatttgaagaGAAAGATTTACGATGGTAACATTGAAAGTTTCCAAGTCGATGCCGATTTAGAAGTTCAAGCATtgaaatcatcaacaagtGCATTTAAGGATTTGATCAAGAGTTTAACCCAGCGATTGACCTTGCTTTTGGAGAATCTACCAGATCCAGAAATAAGCGTAGGTTTGGAGAGCGGTCTTGCAGTTTCATTACCAAAGTTTTTATACATTatatttgaatcaatttcagATGACTTGTTCAAGCATTTCCGGAGCGACTTTTTTGAGTTTGTGTTCAATAATACATATCATACAATAGCTACTACAGTATCGGAAATTTGTGGTGGTATAATCAAACGTGATCCAAAAGCTTTCAAAAAGAATGCTCGCATTCTCATTGAGAAAATTAAGGATGAAATTCATGAAAACGAAGCAGGAGGTTACAAAGGTGGCGTTGATATTGTTCCACGTGATCAGGCACTATTCTGGTATTTAACGATCTTGAACGAGATGATTGGGAATGCCGGAAACCAAATTATTGACATGTCATCAGAGGTCTATGAGTTatcattctttttaatGGAAAAGGTCAAGAGTCCTGTGGTTTTCCCCTCTGCTTATCTTGTAAACCAAGTTTTGCAGACTGTCACAAAAATCAAAGTGAATGAATGCAGGTTAATTTCTCCAGCCTATGAACAAGAGTACGGTATTGATGAGAAATGTTGGGGAGGGTTTTGGAACCAAAGCATTAGATTTTCGAAAGAAAATATCACTTTTGATTGGTTCATTCCTTCAGAACAAGATGTTACCTTTGcagttgattttttcaatgctCATGTTTCCAAAAGTTTAGAGAATTCCATGAGATTGATACATGAAtatgaaaaggaaaaaaattcaattttaaagtCATCCTCAGGGGTTGTGGATGATATCAGACTGATGCTTTTGTATTTGGCTTATTCATTGAGTGGTGTCtcatttttattggatCCATCATTTGAGGAAAATATtccaaaaataaaccatGACGGTGAATCCATTCAGCAAAGATTATTGCTTTTGAAGCAAATTAGAGAATTGGCTCGAGTGTCAAACCAGAGAGAAGATTCCATTGATGAGGGAACTCCAGAATATAtggaaaaaattataaatgaCTTGACCAATGAGGATTTCGACATCCTTTCTGAATTTGAACAAGGTGATAATGACTTAAGAGACAGCAAAAAACAGGAAGAAGAGAACAGAGGTAGAGAAAAAGACGATGAGAGTATTATTTCGAAGCCCGCTTCACCAAGCCAAACCCCCATGGCTAGATTTGAAGCCAAGTCATTTCCATTAAGCAGATCTGAATCAGTTGCTCCCGCATATGATGAATCTGGAAGAGCAACACCACAAATCAATGGTGTCCATATGTCAAGTATGAACCCTGCAATAACTTTCAGAGAGAAGAGTTTGTACACATCAaactatttttttggtaCAGGTCTGGAAAATAGGAAATTTGCTGATTTATATTCCAAAGTCCACAAAACAAGAGAATTGATCGGGAAGAGTTTACACGTCATATACAAATTCTTAATGGAGAACTTCCCCGATAATaccaaaattttcaaagactttttgtttgttattGGCATTTGGTTTTCAGATATGGGCCGTGAAAGAGCACTTGATGCAAGTCATGCAAAGATAAATTATGGATATGTTAGTTATCTTCAAACTATCAATAGAGTTAGAAAACCATTTACCAGAATTGCCATTGGAGCTAGATTGGAGTTGTACCATCTGTTTAGAGTTGCATTGCATGCAACCTCACGCACTGAAACAAGCTTAGATAAGCTCTTATTGGAAGACGTGGTGAAACTTTCTGTGTCTACCTATTCTAACATATCTGCTAATGCTCAAAGTATATTGGTTGATGCAATGAAAAGATTAAATGGCTCTTATAGTCTTATTATTAAGTCGGCATTCAAGCACTTGGCCAAAGCATTAGAAATGGACGATCACCAGAGAATAGAGAGCGGGTTAAGCATCTTTGCCATCAAGAAGATTAGAGCCAGATTGCAAACTGATTTCTATAATATATACAGGTATGTGGATTTGTTGTACCGTTGCTTGAATGTTGACAACCAAAACGTTTACAGTTCTGCGTACGTCTTGTACTCCAATGTACGCAAAGGATTGACACCACCAAGCAGTGTTTGTTTACTTAATGAAAGTGCAATTGATTCTATTAGACCACCTGACCAGTTTATTGACTTGGAGATAAAAGCTGTAAAATTGGCCAAGGAAAACAAGAGAAAGATTTACTttgaaaaacttgaaaaattgCAAGAGAAAATATTGGCAGACGAAAGCACTAATGGACACTGGAAGATCACTGTACTGAGCTTGGAGTTGTTGCTGAACTTGCAGTCATATTTGGAAATACCGACGAGATTAGACATTTTACTTTTATTCCACAAAGAGGCAGCACTGGATCATCCTTTAATTTCAAGAAAAGCTTTACAAGGTATTAGTGGAGTTGTCAACAAGCTTTGTACCTTGACCAAATATAACTACGACATCAAACTGATGTACGATTTGAACTTTGTTTCTCCTCATTTAACAATCGTGGACACCAGACCTGACCATGGAGTTTCCTATAAGGCAAAGTGGcaagaagaattacaaaatacAGAGTATCCAAATTATTACATTGATTACAAGCCAAGTGTAGGTTGGTTATTCTGGAAGGACTCTCTTTTAGCAGTGAATCCTGCACCATTCTACAAACTTGATTTGAATCCTTCAGATTTAGAGACATTGAAAACATTTTCAGAATTTATTAGCAAAGACTGGGTTTTAAAAATAGTGAAGTTATGGGTGACTGACGCGGAGGTTAATTCATCTTTTCAAGTAATGGACGTGTTTGTTATTGCGGCATTGGTGGTTTTAGTTTCTAATGCCTACACCAAGAATTTTTCATTCCATGATTTAGTAAGTATTATTGATGAGATTTATGTCCCAGATGAAAAAAGTGCCCACATAATCACTGCTCAATTAATCATAGGTATTTTATTTGGGTCGAAGACAATGTCACCGGAATTTTGGGAAGAAAGAGATGAATATGTCAGCAAGTACTTGAAGAGAATTTTGAATGAAGATTTATCTCCTGATAATCAAGGTATTTGGCATGTTTTTTCAGCTTTTCTTCCGGGGCATACCGATGTTAGAAGATTCCCCAAAGTGATAGATGTGATTCTCAATTTCCAGTTAGACCCTAATTCAGACACCGCTTTCAAAGATTCTACTAGAATTGCATATATGAGAGGAGTCATCGGTTCGATTTCGTGGCGTCTTGGAAATTCAGATAAAGTTTTAGAGTTTTGtatgaaaaatatcaacaacaggTATGCCGCAGTGAGATCACAAATTGGTAATTTGATGGCAGTATTGtcattcaattattatgtCGAATCAATATCCGATAGTAAGACATTTATTCAGAACTGTAACAGGAAAGAAGGTTTAATGTTGTATGATGGACGTGATAAGTGCAAGATTGTTACAATAATACCTGAGTTATTTGCCCAAATTGAGCATTGGAGAAAAGAATGTCAGCATTTGACTCCGCAAGAAATACTCAAGACAAATTACATATACACAGCCACGACCGTCTTGATATGGATAAGACAAGAGTTGAATACTAATTTGTCCATAATGTTTGAATTTTATGTGTGCCTGCACATTATTCCTTTTTTGCTtgaattgatatatttgaGAGAGGTGTGCCAGTTGGGAAACATTGACCCAATTAcggttttgaaaaaagtgTCGCAAATCCCCTATACCACTGATTATTTAGAGAACGTAATCAGCATGTTGGAGCATTTCGCTGAAAAGGAGTTAAACCTTGTCCAAACTTTAGTAATGGGAGAATTTACAGAGACTGTGTATTTCAAAAACTTATTCAAGTTGACTAGAAACCAAAGAGAGCgtgttttcaatttatccaaTAAATTGCTCAAGAATAAGCACGCAGAAATAAGAGAGTCAGCTGCTGAGACATTATCAGGCTTGATTCATATATCACCAGTAGAAGAAGTAGAAGGGTTGGTTGAAAAGTATAGTGACCTTTATTCTAAAGAATTAGATAAAGTGAGAAGGAAATACCGAAAAACTGGTTATAAGAATATGgaaaatgatgatatcATAAAATTGCATGGTGCCACTTTAGGTTTAGGTGCATTAGTACATGCATTTGCGTTTTCctcaccaccaccaaaatgGGTTCCTAAAATATTAACTACATTGGCAAACAAGTCAACCGGTATACCGGGAATTGTTGGTAAGACTGCAAAAGAGTCCTTAGGgaaattcaaaaagaaCAGACAAGACAGCTGGCACATTGACAGCAAAGTATTTACCGAAGAACAAATACAAGATCTTGAAGGTGTTCTTTGGAAGAGTTATTTTATATAG
- a CDS encoding calpain small subunit homolog, putative, producing the protein MDDLPPQPTPQQSYSQSQHHSSQSSHHSHHNNVNRKYPQQAQQNQYKVSYRPPPQQQQQAQPQQASPHYQQQQVQPQQQYQQYNQPPQQEYYQQAPGHSRVPPQGGYQQPYQNIPPQQQYGNAPPPPSMQYQQRPSYSSPPPAQQQIYQQHAPSQPSQAPQYQQQTSNNGHYSKHNVSRDSLETTKTTATTSSKQKLEGELRSVFEKVDINGSGRISAKELSHALLNFDRSRFQDSTIRLMINLFCGPDSATKSLNFEQFVSLWKYLSAYKKLFIQADTNKSGDISFGEFQKILEQIGYKLDIDLVLNLFQKYALLESGGVGKLRFDNFIELLVYLRKLTDVFKKYDKDLSGTATISFSDFLFEVTNLT; encoded by the coding sequence ATGGACGATTTGCCTCCTCAACCCACGCCTCAACAATCCTATCTGCAACTGCAACATCATAGCTCTCAATCCAGTCATCACTCCCATCATAATAATGTGAACAGAAAGTATCCTCAGCAAGCGCAGCAGAATCAATATAAGGTTTCATACAGACCGCCtcctcaacaacaacaacaagcgCAACCACAACAGGCATCGCCGCActatcaacaacagcaaGTACAACCCCAACAGCAATATCAGCAATACAATCAACCTCCACAACAAGAATACTACCAACAGGCACCAGGCCATTCTCGTGTGCCACCACAAGGAGGCTATCAACAACCTTATCAGAATATTCctccacaacaacaatatggTAACGCACCACCTCCACCTTCAATGCAGTACCAACAACGTCCATCGTACTCTCTGCCTCCACCggctcaacaacaaatatatcaacaacacGCACCATCACAACCTAGCCAAGCTCCTcaataccaacaacaaacttCCAATAATGGACATTATTCAAAGCATAATGTCTCCAGGGACTCCTTAGAAACCACTAAAACAACTGCAACCACTTCCTCAAAGCAAAAATTAGAGGGCGAATTGAGATCAGTTTTCGAAAAAGTTGATATAAATGGATCTGGCAGAATTTCCGCTAAGGAATTGTCGCATGCGTTGTTGAACTTTGACCGTTCCAGATTTCAAGACTCTACTATAAGGCTTATGATCAATCTTTTCTGTGGTCCCGACTCGGCtacaaaatcattaaacTTTGAACAGTTTGTTTCCTTGTGGAAATATCTTTCTGCTTAcaagaaattatttattcaagCTGACACTAATAAATCCGGAGATATTTCCTTTGGGGAATTCCAAAAGATATTGGAACAAATTGGTTATAAATTGGATATTGATTTGGtattaaatttgtttcaaaagtATGCTTTATTAGAAAGTGGAGGAGTTGGAAAATTgagatttgataattttatCGAACTATTAGTATATTTGAGAAAATTAACAGATGTGTTCAAGAAATATGATAAGGATTTGTCTGGTACTGCCACAATAAGCTTTTCagattttttgtttgagGTTACTAATTTAACATAG